From a single Terriglobales bacterium genomic region:
- a CDS encoding PilZ domain-containing protein — MRTTTCAPRFSLSLPVRYRVAGEPGWQTAKTRNLSTSGVLFRTRQMLASGTEIELEIELNDLFQANLARGTGQVVRYMKDESGRQDGWFIAVKYRQYRLERKPEPKFPAPLPKRLPFAPTPTRA, encoded by the coding sequence ATGCGTACGACGACATGCGCTCCCCGCTTCAGCCTGTCGCTGCCGGTCCGCTACCGGGTCGCCGGTGAGCCGGGCTGGCAGACGGCGAAGACCCGCAACCTCAGCACCAGCGGCGTCCTGTTCCGCACCCGCCAGATGCTCGCCTCCGGCACCGAGATCGAGCTCGAGATCGAGCTCAACGACCTGTTCCAGGCGAACCTGGCGCGCGGTACCGGCCAGGTCGTGCGCTACATGAAGGACGAGAGCGGCCGGCAGGACGGCTGGTTCATCGCCGTGAAGTATCGCCAGTACCGGTTGGAACGGAAGCCCGAGCCGAAGTTCCCCGCCCCTCTCCCCAAGCGGCTCCCGTTCGCGCCCACTCCGACGCGCGCGTAA
- the prmC gene encoding peptide chain release factor N(5)-glutamine methyltransferase, which translates to MRLDAALRRAVRTLEANDVGSPRMNAETLLMFVLGCDRAYLYAHPERQLTGDEENRYNATITERATGKPSQYITGHQEFWGLDFIVSPAVLIPRPETEHVVETVLDLAQAHRFERVADIGTGSGCLAIALAQELPRARFSAVDISPEALEIARANAARHQVSQRIDFRASDLLAALPETAFDLVVSNPPYVGESERDKVQKQVRDFEPKVAVFSGRQGLDIYRRLIPQAHAALLPGGWLVMEMGYSVEQPVRDLLAEWSNIRVTYDLQGIPRVVAAQRP; encoded by the coding sequence ATGAGACTCGACGCCGCCCTTCGCCGCGCTGTCCGCACGCTGGAAGCCAACGACGTCGGCTCGCCCCGCATGAACGCCGAGACCCTGCTCATGTTCGTGCTCGGATGCGACCGCGCCTATCTCTACGCCCACCCCGAGCGCCAGCTCACCGGCGACGAAGAGAACCGTTACAACGCCACCATCACCGAGCGCGCCACCGGCAAGCCCTCGCAGTACATCACCGGCCACCAGGAGTTCTGGGGCCTCGACTTCATCGTCAGCCCGGCCGTGCTCATCCCGCGTCCCGAGACCGAGCACGTGGTCGAGACCGTGCTTGACCTCGCGCAGGCGCATCGCTTCGAGCGCGTCGCCGATATCGGCACCGGCTCCGGCTGCCTCGCCATCGCGCTCGCGCAGGAGCTGCCGCGCGCCCGCTTCTCCGCCGTCGACATCTCGCCCGAAGCCCTCGAGATCGCGCGCGCCAACGCCGCGCGCCACCAAGTGAGCCAGCGCATCGACTTCCGCGCGAGCGATCTGCTCGCCGCGCTGCCCGAGACCGCCTTCGACCTCGTCGTCTCCAATCCGCCCTACGTCGGCGAGAGCGAGCGCGACAAGGTGCAAAAGCAGGTCCGCGACTTCGAGCCCAAGGTCGCCGTCTTCTCCGGCCGGCAGGGGCTCGACATCTATCGCCGCCTCATCCCCCAGGCCCACGCCGCGCTCCTCCCTGGCGGATGGCTCGTCATGGAAATGGGCTACTCGGTCGAGCAGCCCGTCCGCGACCTCCTGGCGGAATGGTCTAACATCCGCGTTACCTATGACTTACAGGGGATCCCGCGCGTCGTCGCCGCGCAAAGGCCCTAG